Sequence from the Segatella copri genome:
CGTTCCTTTCAAGGTAGCCCTGGGTTACATCATCGTCGCCATCGTACTGATTCTGGCGATAGGGCTGGTATATCGCAACACCACAACCGTGCTCGCTATCAACCAGGCAACCCGCGACTATATCGAAAAGCGACAGGCAGCCGACAGCACCATGTCCAACCTGCTCAAGGAGGAACAGACCAATCTGCAGCAGCTTACCCGCGCCATGCAGGGCAAGTCATCCCACAACTATCTGCACGAGAAGATGAACAGCCTCAACAGTGGCGAAGATTCCGTTGTCGTGCATTCCAAGGCACCCAAGACTCATGTGGCAAAGAACACCACCGTAGAGGTGATGAAAACCCGCAAGGGCTTCTTCCGCCGCCTTGCCGATGCCTTCAGGAAGGAACATGCCGAAACGCTCAGCATCAGACGCGACAGTAACCAGGCTATCACCGATACCCTCTCTACCCCGGTCAACTTAGCCGGAAACGTAGCCAATATCCTGGAACAAATTGACCGCAAGGAGAAGCAGTCTACGCGCGATAACCACGAGGCCATCAACCGCGAGGTGAGAGACCTGCAGATAACCAATGCCCGCCTCGCCCTGCGCTCCTCCCAGCAGCTCAACGATATCCACCAGCGCGAACGTCAGGCGATGCAGCAGGCTATCAACCAGGCGATGCAGGCGCGCCAGAATCTGCTCTGGCAGATAGGTCTGCTTGCCATCGTAGCCATCACGGCCGCCGTCATCCTCGTCTATTACATCTACCGCGATACGCAGAAGGAACGCATCTACCGCGAGAATCTAGAAGAGGCTAACGAGGAAATCAGGCGCATCATGAACCAGCGCGAACGCCTGCTCCTCACCATCACCCACGACATCAAGGCTCCGGCTGCCAGCATCTCGGGCTTCATCGACCTGATGAAGGATTATGTCGACAACCCGCAAGGCATCTCCTGTCTCAACAGCATCAAGGGTTCTGCCACCCATCTCTCCCGGCTCGTTGCCGCCCTGCTCGATTATCACCAGTTGGAAAACGGACTGATGAAGCTGAACCCTGTAGATTTCTCGCCTGCCGACATGTTCCGCCAGTGTGCCGGAGAGATGCAGATCCTGAGCCAGGAGAAGGGACTGGAACTGCATCTGGAGCTCGATGGCATCAGCAGTCCGCAGACCTACTACCGTGCCGATGCCTTCCGTATCCGTCAGATACTCAACAACCTGGTGAGCAATGCCATCAAGTATACCGATAAGGGCAGCGTCACCATCCAGGCAGCCATCAGTCCCCAGCACCTCCTCACCTTCTCGGTAAGGGATACCGGCAAGGGCATGACCACCGAAGAGCGCCAGAAGGTGTTCCAGGCGTTCACCCGTCTGAAGAGTGCCCAGGGCATAGAGGGCACCGGTCTCGGACTGAACATCACCCAGGAACTGGTCAATCTGCTCCAGGGCACCCTGCGTCTGGAATCCGTCAAGGACAAGGGCAGCACCTTCACCGTCACCATTCCGCTTGCCTTAGGCACCGCTCCTGCAGCAGAAGAGGCAGAAGAGCAGAAGCCGCTCACCCCAGTCAAGCCCCATTTCGAAAATCACAAGATACTGCTGCTCGATGACGACCCGTTGCAGCTCCGTCTGCTTCAGGAAATGCTGAAGAAGCTGGTAGGCGACAGTTGGCAAGTCTTTGCCTGTCTGCATGTAGCCGAGGCGCTCACCGTGCTCCACAACGAGCATCCTGCGCTGATGATGATGGATATCGAAATGCCCGAGATGAACGGCATCAGGATGATTCAGCACATCAACCACAGCCACATGAAGGTAGTAGCGATGACCGCCCACGATGCCAGCATCATCAGAGAGTTGAAAGAAGCCGGTTTCGACGATTGCCTCTTCAAGCCGTTCAGCACAGAGAAGCTGAAAGAAATCCTCGGATTGGAGGATGCAGCATCAGAAACAGAGGATATAGCAGAGAAAACATCATCAGAAGCAGAGGATATTACAGAGAAAACCAATAAGAATTCCCGCTTTGCACCCCTCCTGACCTTTGCAGAAGGCGATCCGGAGGCAGAAGCCGAGATACTCAGCACCGTCAAGCAGGAGTTGTCATCCCATCTCCAGAACCTCCAGCAGGCAACAGAAGGCGAGTTATCAATAGAAGCCATCGGCAAGACAGCCCACAAGCTCCTCCCTATCGCCACGATGATAGAGATGGAGACCCGCCAGCACATCGCCGCCCTCGCTCCCGAGCATATCAGCGATCTGTCAGAATCTCAGATAAGAGCCTACACCCAGGCCATCATCGCCGACCTGAGGGCTCTCCTCTAGCTATCAGCTATTGTATCTCTTCCATCGACAATCCTGTTATTTCCAAGACTGTCGATGCATCCCTCCCCTTTGCCAGCATATTCCTGGCAATCTCAAGGCTACGCAGGTTCATAGCTTCTTCTCTGCCTTCTTCTCTGCCTTTCTGGTATCTGTCATCCAGGAGGGTTCTTTCAACACTTACCGAATCCCAGAATTTGTCGTAGGCACGGAGCTCGGCATCTGTAAAGCCGGAAATTTCCAGTTCTTCTACTGACGGCAGATACTGTTGCAGGTGTATCAACTCGTCCTCGCTGGGTGACTGAAGGACATACAGGAGGTTTCTCAACCGATCAGGATGATTGCCGAATATATTCTTGAACGTGAGGTCTGCCTTAGGATCTAAGTACTTCATAACCATCTGTTTTAAAATTCTATAGCGCAAAGTTACGACTTTATTTTCATTCGCACAAGAGTTTTAGACATTTTTTCAGGCAAAATGAGCTGAAATGTTGAAAAAAAAAATCTTTTTCCTCCCGTATTACGTATAGTGTAAAAGATGTAAATGTATATATATAATATACTTGGTATAGTGTAGGGAAGAAAAATCTGCACCTAACTGTCTGATATTCAGTAATATATATTTTTAAGATTCTCCCTAGTAGTCATTCGGGCATATCAGAAAACACATGATTGGCCCTGATGGTACCTATTATTGGCTCTGGTAGTCATCAAAAAAAGGTAATTTGCCCTGGTAGTCATTGAGCGCTTAAATGAGGTAAACAAACGATGTACTTCCGTTTACCAACTGAAGCGGCTGCGTCGGGTTACAGATATGGCTGCGTTGGGTTAAGGATTCGACTGCATCGGGTTAAGGATTCGACTGCATCGGGTTAAGGATTCGACTGCATCGGGTTAAGGATTCGACTGCATCGGGTTAAGGATTCGACTGCATCGGGTTAAGGATTCGACTGCATCGGGTTAAGGATTCGACTGCATCGGGTTAAGGATTCGACTGCATCGGGTTGCAGATATGGCTGAACTGGGTTACACAGACGGCTGGACTCACTGATTGAGCCACTTGACTTAACTGATTGAACTACTTGAGTTAGCTGATTGAACCGTATCAGTACTTTTCTGCATGAACTTGCGTACAAAAGAACAGTTAATGAAGAGGACTTTTCATCAATGAAACTCAAAGCTTGTTTAACAAATTGAGAGTGCGTCATAAGTCACATCCAATACGCCCTGGGCTAGGAGCTTTTGGGCCTTCAGCCCGTCCTCGGCTGCAATTATCTAGACTTACGACACACTCTCCCTTTTTTGTCTACATTTTTCACACTTC
This genomic interval carries:
- a CDS encoding ATP-binding protein; its protein translation is MQQTNVPFKVALGYIIVAIVLILAIGLVYRNTTTVLAINQATRDYIEKRQAADSTMSNLLKEEQTNLQQLTRAMQGKSSHNYLHEKMNSLNSGEDSVVVHSKAPKTHVAKNTTVEVMKTRKGFFRRLADAFRKEHAETLSIRRDSNQAITDTLSTPVNLAGNVANILEQIDRKEKQSTRDNHEAINREVRDLQITNARLALRSSQQLNDIHQRERQAMQQAINQAMQARQNLLWQIGLLAIVAITAAVILVYYIYRDTQKERIYRENLEEANEEIRRIMNQRERLLLTITHDIKAPAASISGFIDLMKDYVDNPQGISCLNSIKGSATHLSRLVAALLDYHQLENGLMKLNPVDFSPADMFRQCAGEMQILSQEKGLELHLELDGISSPQTYYRADAFRIRQILNNLVSNAIKYTDKGSVTIQAAISPQHLLTFSVRDTGKGMTTEERQKVFQAFTRLKSAQGIEGTGLGLNITQELVNLLQGTLRLESVKDKGSTFTVTIPLALGTAPAAEEAEEQKPLTPVKPHFENHKILLLDDDPLQLRLLQEMLKKLVGDSWQVFACLHVAEALTVLHNEHPALMMMDIEMPEMNGIRMIQHINHSHMKVVAMTAHDASIIRELKEAGFDDCLFKPFSTEKLKEILGLEDAASETEDIAEKTSSEAEDITEKTNKNSRFAPLLTFAEGDPEAEAEILSTVKQELSSHLQNLQQATEGELSIEAIGKTAHKLLPIATMIEMETRQHIAALAPEHISDLSESQIRAYTQAIIADLRALL